One genomic segment of Mesoaciditoga lauensis cd-1655R = DSM 25116 includes these proteins:
- a CDS encoding epoxyqueuosine reductase QueH: MKILLHICCAPDATTAYKRLSVEHEVVGYFFNPNVQPLQEYEKRKKAVEILSKAWNFKVIYPPYEPEKWFKVVRGLENLPEGGMRCRACIAYRLRQTALEAKKLGFDSFTTSLTTSPHKDVNFINDIGEKIAKNVGLKYFTSIFRKKDGFLESVRYSKELNLYRQNYCGCIFSLRKEEKHDSVLR; the protein is encoded by the coding sequence GTGAAAATCCTTTTGCACATATGTTGTGCACCGGACGCGACAACCGCTTACAAGCGGTTGTCGGTTGAACATGAAGTGGTGGGATATTTTTTTAACCCAAACGTTCAACCACTTCAAGAGTATGAAAAAAGAAAAAAAGCTGTAGAGATACTTTCGAAGGCGTGGAATTTTAAGGTTATCTATCCTCCTTACGAACCCGAAAAATGGTTTAAAGTGGTAAGAGGGTTAGAAAATTTGCCGGAAGGTGGAATGAGATGTAGAGCCTGTATTGCTTACAGGTTAAGGCAAACAGCACTGGAAGCAAAGAAGTTGGGATTTGATTCTTTTACCACATCTTTGACGACAAGCCCTCATAAAGACGTTAATTTCATAAACGATATTGGAGAAAAGATAGCTAAAAATGTTGGACTGAAATATTTCACGAGCATTTTCAGAAAGAAAGACGGTTTTTTAGAGAGCGTGCGATATTCAAAAGAACTGAATTTATATCGCCAAAATTATTGTGGCTGCATCTTCAGCCTTAGGAAGGAAGAAAAACATGATTCTGTCTTACGCTGA